The following is a genomic window from Sphingorhabdus sp. Alg231-15.
TTTAGGCGCAAAAAACAGACATAACATTTGCAAGCATTTGCCGCACATTATAGTGCTGAAAGCAACGAAAGCGTGTCTTGCGGGACAACAATTTTGAGGAGCAGCGTTGATATGATTTTTACCCGTCGCCAGTTCGGAGCAACCATGCTTGGCGCAGCCTTTATCGGCCTTGCCACTCGCGCCTATGCAAATCTTCCTTTTACGGGCAAGAACGAAGTGGCCGGCTATGGTGATTTGCTTTCCGATCCGGGTCGCCTGCTAGATCTTCCAGAGGGTTTTTCCTACAAAGTCATTTCACGGCTTGGTAACTTGATGAATGATGGGATGGTTGTGCCGAATGCCGCGGACGGCATGGGCTGTATCGACATTGGTGACGGCAAGGTGGCGCTGATCCGTAACCATGAACTCGATCATCGGCAATTGCGCGAAGGGCCTTTTCGCAGCAAGGTCGGCGCTGAAATCAAGGCTTACGACCGGCTCAGCAACAAATCAAAAATGCCCATACCTGGCGGCACAACCACGCTGGTTTATGACATGAAACAAGGCAAGGTTGTCGAAGAATATTTGAGCCTTGTCGGCACTGTGCGCAATTGTTCGGGCGGGATCACGCCCTGGGGCAGCTGGTTGACATGCGAAGAAAGCTCTCTTGAAATTGGTGACGGCGTAGACAAAAATCACGGCTACATATTTGAGGTACCCGCGAACCATAAAGGGCTCGTTGATCCTGTACCCCTGAAAGCCATGGGTTGCTTCGTCCATGAAGCGGTCTGCATCGACCCGCGCACTGGCATTGCCTACATGACCGAAGATCGCGGTGACAGTCTCTTCTATCGCTTCATTCCCAATGTCAAAGGCAAGCTCGCAGAAGGTGGAACTCTTCAAGCCCTTGCACTGAAGGACATTTCCGATACGCGAAACTGGGACAGCGAGCAGATTGCCCTCGGCAGCGATCACCGCGCAGAATGGATCACGCTGGAAAACCCCGAAAGAAGCGCAGGCGAATTGCGGGAGCGAGGTGCAAAGCTTGGAGCAACATTATTTGCGCGTGGAGAAGGCATTTTCTGGGATGAGAAGGAGCAACAGCTTTTCTTTACCTCAACAAGCGGAGGGGCCAAGAAATATGGCCAGATATTCCGGTACAAGCCCAGCAAGAAAGAAGGCCGGAAAGGCAAGCAAGGGAAGCTTGGACTGTTTTTAGAAAGCCAGGACGCAACCATCTACAATTTGGGCGACAATATCTGCGTCATGCCAAATGGGCATCTGATGGTTTCTGAAGACCAATATACGGATATTACCAATAATCACCTGCGTGGTGTTACGCCGGAGGGTAAAACATATATTTTTGGCAGAACCCGCATTCAGACAGAATTTGCTGGAGCCTGTTTTTCACCGGATGGGTCAACGATGTTTGTGAACCTATATTCACCATCAACAACATTCGCCATTACTGGCCCATGGGATAAGGTTATCAGCGTTTGATGTAACCTGCCCCACGCACAATCATCGCGGCAAAATGGAAAAGTTAATCTACCGTCGAGCCATCCAAGGGTGGCTCCAAGCAGTCTGTAGCTTTGCCACAAATCTGCCGATAGCAGCGCGCACCGCGTCGATTGATCGACAACTCGTCTCATGGATTCTTTTCAGAACCAAAAGAGTCGCGATTGACCTTGCTTTCTAAATCTTCACCGCAGAGTTTCCGCCGTCAGCCCACAAAGCGGAGCCGGTGACGAAGCTTGCCATGTCACTTGCCAGGAAAAGCGCAGCCTTGGCTATCTCTTCCGGCTCAGCGATCCGCTTCATGGCATGCAAACCCGCCGCCCATTCGCGCTGTGCAGCATCTCCGGCCATCGCTGTATTGGTACCACCTGGAAGTAGCGCGTTGGCTCGGATATTGTGTTCAGCATAGTCAGCAGTGATTCCTTTAACCAACCCCATCAATGCCGCCTTGGACGTTCCATAGGCCGTCATTCCAGGAAGACTGACACTGTTGCCAACGAAACTACCCGTAAAGATTATTGAGCCGCCACCTCTTTCCAGCATCGCCGGAATTTGAGCGCGCGCGCCAAGAAAAGCCGCGGTCAGGTTGACTGCGATAACGTCAGACCATTCAGTCAGTGACATCTGTGCCAGTGGTTTGATTGTACCGATAGTTCCCGCATTGTTAAATCCAATGTCCAGCCCGCCAAATTCGCTCTGAGCCACTGCAACCATTGTGTTTTGCGTATCTTCGTCTGCTGCATCTCCCGGAACAGCAATAGCCTCGCCGCCGTTGGATCTGATAGCGCTCACAAGTGTATCCAACGGTTCTGCTCGACGAGCGTTAACGACCAGCTTGGCACCAGCGGCAGAAAAAGCGTGTGCCGCCGAACGACCAATACCTGAACTGGCGCCAGTTATTATAGCTACTTTTCCTGATAACATGAGGCGGTTTCCTTTGTGTTGGTAGTGAAGATGATCGGATAGAGGGCAGTTTGAATGGGTGCATCCCGTATCTTGCGGTCAAACCGGGTTTCTCGATTTGGGTCAGGTTACCGATGGAAACACGTCAGCTCAGCCGCCAGTCGGTCATCAAATATGTGAACCGATTTGCGCCTCGTTATGAGTCCTAGTTCGGACTCATAACGAGAGGAAATTGCTGGAGATTTGTAGGTCTGTCGATGACGATTGCCCGCGGCATATTCGCAATTGCAACTGGGCAATTTTGACAGTCTGAATTTCGTTCTAATTGCCAATATATTTTTAGGTATATATCATTGGTATGATATTTAATTCGTATTGGCATATCTAAAAGGTTGACATACCGATTTCCAATGTCCATTTTCCCGGCATAAAAACAAGAGCAGGGAGAATAAGGATGCTTGGGAAGAACAGTGGCGCGCGGGTGCAGCGTCTTTCATCAATCACGAAACTATTAATGGCTGGATGCGCAACAGCTGCTTTGGCAATGCCGGCCCAGGCGCAAGATCAGAGTTCAGAGGTAAATGCCGACGATGAAGATCTGATCATTGTTTCCGGCATCCGGGGCACAATCCAGAATTCAATCGAAGAAAAGCGGATAGCGACCGAAGTCTTTGATGCCCTTTCAGCCGAGGAAATTGGTGATTTACCGGCACTATCAATTGGTGAGGCGCTCGAAACGCTGACCGGCGCCGGTTCGCACCGCGAGCAAGGTGGGGCAACCGAAATCTCAATTCGCGGTCTTGGACCTTTTCTTGGTTCGACGGTGATCAACGGTCGCATCGCAACCAATGGTAGTGGCGACCGATCGGTTAACTTCAGTCAGTTCCCTTCCGAACTGTTCAACAAGATCGGGATCTACAAGACTCAGGCAGCCAGCTATATTGAAGGCGGTGTTGCTGGCCAGATCGCGCTCGAGACAATCAGGCCTCTCGATTACGGAAAACGCCGGTTTCAAGGGGACTTCAAGCTGAATGCCAATCCTGACAATCTTGACATTGATTCTGACCAGCGGTTCCAGAAGTTCGGATATCGTGCGACGGTCAGCTATGTTGATCAGTTTGACTTAGGCGGTGCAGAGCTGGGTATCTCGCTCGGTTATTCGCGAAATGAAACGACCAACCCAGAGCAAGAGGCTAATGTCTCCAATACCATTCGCGCTTGTGTGCTTGATCCGACGACAACCAGCGATGGTGTGTTCGATGACGGCAATTGTGATACCAGTAGTAGCACTATTGCTGGTCTGCGTGACGGAAGCATCACCAATGATTTTGTTATCGCCCGGAACAGCTATGCGTTCCGGTCGAATATTACCGATGACACCCGCGACTCTTTCTTTGGCGCCATTCAGTTCAAGCCGAGTCCTGATGTCGATATTAACGCAGATTTCCAATATTCAAAGCGCCTGTTTCGTGAGCAGCGCAGCGACCTCAATTTCGCAGAAGGCCGCAGAATTGACGGGCCGGGAGATCCCAATCGCATTGATCTCGATCTGATATTTACCGAAACCGGCGCGCTTCGCCAGTTCACCAATGAGCAGCGGATTGAAGCGGTGAGCGAATATCTTGAGCGTGACGAGGAATATTATGGAGGTGGTTTGTCGATTGACGTTCAGGCCAATGACCGTCTCAAATTGTCCTTTGACGCATCCTACTCCCAGACCCGGCGCATCGAGGAAGCCGTCCAGATCCGTTTCCGGACCGAGGATAATGAATCGATATTTGGTAATGCGGATGCAAATGGCGACCCATTTTTCCCTAATGCCGTAGAAAGCGATGGTAGCTCTACCAATGACCGGATCGAAACCGGAGTCCAGATCCGCCAAAACGGCTCTGAAGCTCTGAATTTCTTTACTCAGAATTTCGATGTCACCGATCACAATCTGTTCGCCAACGATCCACGTCTGCGGGCTGACCTAGAGCAGGATCGCTACAATAGCGTTTGGGCGATCCGAGGCGACGCCGAATATGAAATGGATGGTTTCCTCTCGTCGTTGCAAGCCGGAATCAGGTTCCAGGAGCTTGAGTATCGCGATGTTCCCGGCGCTTCCAACGGGACCAGCCGTTTTCAAAATACCTATGATGACGCTGATGGCTCCGGTGCACTTTTCGTTGCCAATCAGGAATGTCGTACGGCCTTCCCGGAAAGTGGCTTTCTTTCATCGGTGTCTGGCGGAAATCCGCTGATCACCAATGTCGATGAAACGGGCAATGTCATCGGAACATCGAACACATATGCAACCTTTGACGCGCGCTGTATTGCTCGAGTTCTGGAGCGCGAGGATCCGTCAGGCCTGGATTTTGACGAAGATGGCAACGTCATTTTCCCAACGGGTGATTTTGACTCGATTCAAAACACGGATCTTACCGAAAAAACGTGGGCAGGTTATTTACAGGCGAATTTTGCAGGTGATTGGGGGAGCACGCCCGTTCGCGGTAATGTCGGTCTGCGCGTAATTAACACGGACGTCCGGTCTACCGGTTTTCGGGGTACGCTATCGGCGTCCTTCAATGCGAGCGGCGAATTGGTCGTTACCGAAGACACCAGCTCACTGGTCGCGGTATCCGGAGGAAATTCCTATACCGAATTCCTTCCCAGTCTAAACTTGGTAGCGGATTTTCAGCCTGATCTGCAGGGCCGCTTTGCCGTTTATCGCGCTCTTTCGCGGCCAGATCCTTCGGACCTTAGCTTTGGGCGAACATTTAATGCACTGGCCGATGATACAGTCACCTCAATTGCCGATGCGATTGGTACGGCCAATGCCACCGGTAATCCGTTTACCGAGCCGCTGCTGTCCTGGAACATTGATGCGGGTATTGAGTGGTATCCTAACGAAGATACGATCCTTGCGGTCAATGCTTACTACAAAAGCTTTAACGGCGGATTCGAGACTGTCGGTCAGAACGAGATTTTCACAGTTGATGGACAGGATCTCACGACGCTGGTCACAACGACTCAAACGACCGACGATACAAGCACGATCTATGGTATCGAAATAACGGCAGCTCATCGTTTCAGTTATCTGCCGCAACCGCTTGACGGCTTGGGCTTTAAGCTGAGCTATAACTATGCGGACTCGAATTTCGAATTTGAGGATGACTCGCTGGGCGCAATCACCACCATAAATGCAGACGGTACGACCGCTGTCAGCAATGGCCTCATACCGCCCTCAAATCTCTTCGGTTTCTCGAAGCATGTTTTGTCAGCACAGGCATATTATGAAATCGGGGACTTCGATTTCCAGGGTGTGTACAAATATCGCAGCAACTATTTCCAGCAGTTCGTCTCCACTCCAGGCCGGGTGCGCTATGTCGATGATGTGGGGGTCTTTGAAGCCCGCATATCTTATACCTTGAACAAGAATGTAAAGTTCACGCTCGAGGGAATTAACCTGTTCAATGAGCCAAGGACCAATTTTAGGGGCGCACCTGACGATTTCGGAGCGATCCAGGTGTACGGACCGCGCTATTTTGCGGGTGTTCGATTTAAGTTCTAGGTTTAACAGGGTTTGGTGCGACCGGGGTTTACAGCGGTCGCACCAATATCCTCAATTTTGACAGACCAAATCGGTCGACAATTTATAGGGGATTGCGCTAGACAGTAGAGTTAGTGATCGCAATTAGTTGGAACGGAGTTCACGAGCACATGGCCGAACAGAGACTTTATCATCGCGTTGCAGAGCAAATCAGGCAATTGATTGATGAAGGTGTTTTCCCACCGGGAACGCGCCTACCCGGTGAACGTGAACTGGCTGAGCGCTTTGATGTTAGCCGTGTGACCATTCGCGAAGCTGAAATTGCACTCCAAGCAATAGGGCATATTGAGATCAAGACCGGTTCCGGTGTTTATGTTAGCGAAGAACAACCGCAACAGCCTGGACAACTTCCCGAGGTCAGTGCGTTTGAAGTCACCGAAGCGCGCTCCCTTATTGAAGCGGAGGCAGCGGCGCTCGCTGCAAAGATCATCTCTGACGAAAATCTGGCGAAACTGGACGAGTTGATTGAGACGATGGGCAACAGCGACGAAGAAACGTCACTAGCCGCTGATCGCGAATTCCATGCAATGATTGCGCGATCATCGGGAAATGGGGCCATGGTCCATTCCATCGAGTCATTGTGGCGTATGCGTGAGGAACTTCCCGAAGTGAAGCACAGCTATGACGCGGTTTGCGAAGAAGATGCGACCGCTCGTGCCAAGGAGCACCGGGCGATTCTTGATGCATTGAAGGCCCGCAATCCGGGTGCTGCCCGGCGTGCGATGCGTGAGCATTTCTTGCGGCTCATTGGTTCGATGTTGGACGTGACCGAGCAGGAAGCATTGCGCGAAGTGCAGCAACGCGCAATCGAAAGCCGCGAGCGCTTTCTTGATGTGGCCCGGATGGGATAACCAACGACTGTTCGCATTCTAATACGCTGAGATTGAGGTAGGTTTGGACCGGATTCCGGTATGGCAAATTCGTATATCTGCGCGCCTCCAATCTGTAGCAAAAATGTAACATATTGATATTTTCTATTCGAATTAGCCCTGTCGTTCCAGCGCGCCAGATACCTTAAGCATCGCTGAATCAATGATTTTCTATTGGTATTTATCATTGGTATTACATAGCAATTGTAATAGGTGTGTATTAAAGGTTGACACAACTGTCATGCCAAGTCAGATTCCGGGCCAATAACAAAAGCTTTGGGAGGGGATTCGATGAAACAGGCAGGTACTTCTGTACGCGGGAAAGTCACGCGCTTTAATTTTTCGACAGCACTTTTAGCGGGGACGGCCATGGCAATGGTTGCTTCTCCAGCTTATGCGCAAAATAATGAGACGGTCGATGCGTCGGAAGCGGAAGAGGACGTCATTATCGTCTCCGGTATTCGTAGTTCGCTTGCGAGCGCGCTTGCAGAAAAGCGCGAAGCGGATAGCCTTGTCGAAGTTATTCAAGCGGAAGATATTGGTAAACTGCCTGATCAAAACCTCGCAGAGGTGCTCGAAAACGTTACCGGTGTTCAAATCACCAGAACGGCCGGTGTTGGTACTGGTGTTCAGATCCGTGGTACCAACGATAACCGTACTGCAATTAATGGTGTTTCCACTCTCGGTTCCGGGACTGGCCGCGGCGGCATCAACTTCGAAGATATTAATGCAGCCATCATCGCTTCCGTTGAAGTGATTAAGGCACCAACGGCAAAAGACATTGAGGGCGCCGTGGGCGGCACTATCAACCTGCGCACAATTCGCCCGCTTGACCTTAGTGATCGGATATTAAGCGTTCGCGCACAGGGCGAATATAGCGAACTTTCCGACAGCATTAAGCCGAGGATCTCTGCCAGCTTTGGTGATGTTTGGGACACAGGCATTGGCGAAATTGGGATCGTCCTGAGCGGCAGCTATGCCGAACAGGAAGCCACGTCTTTCCGTCCCCGGGTTGACCGCGACAGAGTCGTTTTGACCGGAACCAGTGTTACAGCTGCGGGTGCACCCGGGCCAGGCTTCGATTATCTCGGTATTCAGTTCCTTAACCAGGAGCTTGAGAATTTCGAATATGAAACCATCAACTTTGCCGGCACGCTGGAATGGGCTCCGTCCGACAATCTGAAACTCTATTTCGATACGATCGTAAGCGACCAAGAGCGTAGGCAGGATAGTTCCCGCATCCAAGCTTCCGGTGTAAGCGCGCTGCGCTTCAACAATGTTCCTGACCAATTCGAAACGGTTAATTACGGTTCGCTGGATGGAGTAGATCTGGGCAGCATCGAAGCCGCGTTGGTCGGTACCATTCAGCCAAATCTGGCTGTTGATGATGACGATCCCAACCTACGCTTCTCGAGCGATACCGGCGCCCGTGTCACCGACAGTCAGGTTTATAGATTTGGCGGTGAATGGGAAAGTGGTCGTTTTTCAGTTCGGGCGGAAGCATCGCGGGCAACTTCAACCACGACAAACCCCAATCTGAGCACTACGTTGAACTTTATTAATCCCAATGCGCTGACGCCGCTTGATGGCAGCAGCAATGATAACAGCGTTCCATTTCGTTATGATCTTTCTGGTGGCGCGCTGACATTCGGTATTGATTTCGACTCTCCATTCGCACCAACGGTTGATCAATTGCTCGATCCTAACAATACGGTGCTCGATGCTGTGACGGCGAGTAATAACCGTACTGAAAACGCGGAAAACGCATTCCGTCTCGATATGACGCTGGATACGGAAGATCTGACACCATTCATTACTTCTGTTGATTGGGGCTATCGCTACAATAAAATCTCATCAGATTTCACCCAGCTCCGTTCAACCTTCGGCACAGGCGCAATCGCAAATAGTCCGAGTGGCTCATTGTTCGCAGACCTTCTTGTCCCCGGCCCGGACAATTTTGGTGAATTTGATGGGAGAGAACTGGCTTTCCGCAACTTCCTTCTCGTCGATCCGAATCGGTCTTTTTCCGATCGGGATGCAGTATTCGCAACCTTGCAGGGTGCTCTTGATTCAACCCCAGGGGGACAGGCCGCCATTGCGGGCGGCGGTCGATTGCTGAATGATCTCGATCCAACTGCCGCCAGTAACCTTGCGTCGTCCTTTGCAATCGATGAAACAACCAACTCGGTTTATGGTCAGTTGAATTTCGAAACCGGTCCGATCCGCGGGAATATCGGCTTGCGCTGGGTCAGTACTACCATTGATTCATTGGGTAATACCGTTGCCAATGGTG
Proteins encoded in this region:
- a CDS encoding alkaline phosphatase PhoX, encoding MIFTRRQFGATMLGAAFIGLATRAYANLPFTGKNEVAGYGDLLSDPGRLLDLPEGFSYKVISRLGNLMNDGMVVPNAADGMGCIDIGDGKVALIRNHELDHRQLREGPFRSKVGAEIKAYDRLSNKSKMPIPGGTTTLVYDMKQGKVVEEYLSLVGTVRNCSGGITPWGSWLTCEESSLEIGDGVDKNHGYIFEVPANHKGLVDPVPLKAMGCFVHEAVCIDPRTGIAYMTEDRGDSLFYRFIPNVKGKLAEGGTLQALALKDISDTRNWDSEQIALGSDHRAEWITLENPERSAGELRERGAKLGATLFARGEGIFWDEKEQQLFFTSTSGGAKKYGQIFRYKPSKKEGRKGKQGKLGLFLESQDATIYNLGDNICVMPNGHLMVSEDQYTDITNNHLRGVTPEGKTYIFGRTRIQTEFAGACFSPDGSTMFVNLYSPSTTFAITGPWDKVISV
- a CDS encoding SDR family oxidoreductase; the encoded protein is MLSGKVAIITGASSGIGRSAAHAFSAAGAKLVVNARRAEPLDTLVSAIRSNGGEAIAVPGDAADEDTQNTMVAVAQSEFGGLDIGFNNAGTIGTIKPLAQMSLTEWSDVIAVNLTAAFLGARAQIPAMLERGGGSIIFTGSFVGNSVSLPGMTAYGTSKAALMGLVKGITADYAEHNIRANALLPGGTNTAMAGDAAQREWAAGLHAMKRIAEPEEIAKAALFLASDMASFVTGSALWADGGNSAVKI
- a CDS encoding TonB-dependent receptor produces the protein MLGKNSGARVQRLSSITKLLMAGCATAALAMPAQAQDQSSEVNADDEDLIIVSGIRGTIQNSIEEKRIATEVFDALSAEEIGDLPALSIGEALETLTGAGSHREQGGATEISIRGLGPFLGSTVINGRIATNGSGDRSVNFSQFPSELFNKIGIYKTQAASYIEGGVAGQIALETIRPLDYGKRRFQGDFKLNANPDNLDIDSDQRFQKFGYRATVSYVDQFDLGGAELGISLGYSRNETTNPEQEANVSNTIRACVLDPTTTSDGVFDDGNCDTSSSTIAGLRDGSITNDFVIARNSYAFRSNITDDTRDSFFGAIQFKPSPDVDINADFQYSKRLFREQRSDLNFAEGRRIDGPGDPNRIDLDLIFTETGALRQFTNEQRIEAVSEYLERDEEYYGGGLSIDVQANDRLKLSFDASYSQTRRIEEAVQIRFRTEDNESIFGNADANGDPFFPNAVESDGSSTNDRIETGVQIRQNGSEALNFFTQNFDVTDHNLFANDPRLRADLEQDRYNSVWAIRGDAEYEMDGFLSSLQAGIRFQELEYRDVPGASNGTSRFQNTYDDADGSGALFVANQECRTAFPESGFLSSVSGGNPLITNVDETGNVIGTSNTYATFDARCIARVLEREDPSGLDFDEDGNVIFPTGDFDSIQNTDLTEKTWAGYLQANFAGDWGSTPVRGNVGLRVINTDVRSTGFRGTLSASFNASGELVVTEDTSSLVAVSGGNSYTEFLPSLNLVADFQPDLQGRFAVYRALSRPDPSDLSFGRTFNALADDTVTSIADAIGTANATGNPFTEPLLSWNIDAGIEWYPNEDTILAVNAYYKSFNGGFETVGQNEIFTVDGQDLTTLVTTTQTTDDTSTIYGIEITAAHRFSYLPQPLDGLGFKLSYNYADSNFEFEDDSLGAITTINADGTTAVSNGLIPPSNLFGFSKHVLSAQAYYEIGDFDFQGVYKYRSNYFQQFVSTPGRVRYVDDVGVFEARISYTLNKNVKFTLEGINLFNEPRTNFRGAPDDFGAIQVYGPRYFAGVRFKF
- a CDS encoding FCD domain-containing protein, which translates into the protein MAEQRLYHRVAEQIRQLIDEGVFPPGTRLPGERELAERFDVSRVTIREAEIALQAIGHIEIKTGSGVYVSEEQPQQPGQLPEVSAFEVTEARSLIEAEAAALAAKIISDENLAKLDELIETMGNSDEETSLAADREFHAMIARSSGNGAMVHSIESLWRMREELPEVKHSYDAVCEEDATARAKEHRAILDALKARNPGAARRAMREHFLRLIGSMLDVTEQEALREVQQRAIESRERFLDVARMG
- a CDS encoding TonB-dependent receptor, producing MKQAGTSVRGKVTRFNFSTALLAGTAMAMVASPAYAQNNETVDASEAEEDVIIVSGIRSSLASALAEKREADSLVEVIQAEDIGKLPDQNLAEVLENVTGVQITRTAGVGTGVQIRGTNDNRTAINGVSTLGSGTGRGGINFEDINAAIIASVEVIKAPTAKDIEGAVGGTINLRTIRPLDLSDRILSVRAQGEYSELSDSIKPRISASFGDVWDTGIGEIGIVLSGSYAEQEATSFRPRVDRDRVVLTGTSVTAAGAPGPGFDYLGIQFLNQELENFEYETINFAGTLEWAPSDNLKLYFDTIVSDQERRQDSSRIQASGVSALRFNNVPDQFETVNYGSLDGVDLGSIEAALVGTIQPNLAVDDDDPNLRFSSDTGARVTDSQVYRFGGEWESGRFSVRAEASRATSTTTNPNLSTTLNFINPNALTPLDGSSNDNSVPFRYDLSGGALTFGIDFDSPFAPTVDQLLDPNNTVLDAVTASNNRTENAENAFRLDMTLDTEDLTPFITSVDWGYRYNKISSDFTQLRSTFGTGAIANSPSGSLFADLLVPGPDNFGEFDGRELAFRNFLLVDPNRSFSDRDAVFATLQGALDSTPGGQAAIAGGGRLLNDLDPTAASNLASSFAIDETTNSVYGQLNFETGPIRGNIGLRWVSTTIDSLGNTVANGVVSPVTSRGSYQEFLPRVNVVADLTDDIVFRASYGEDINRPDFDDLSLSVTFPTGPNNAVELGNPNLAPETVQSYDASLSWYFAPSSVLSVGFFHKKRTNLFVTQVEDAVEDANGFRDITPPCEGGGIFNPVPDRNVLSPVLGNGLCVPLQTIINDTASTTQTGIEIAFQYDLSQFEDTLGFASGFGIIANYTYQDFGGGEATNENSGRGEDIFQAINPNITVPVTAVQGLLDFSPHAYNVTLYYEKYGLSARARYTWRDSFRTLDTAGGASLNSTLGFPTVTESRGQLNASITYDVTDYLNIGVEGVNLMKDEITQSCVNSGAQLCFQGLPDRRITFGATLSF